From one Rosa rugosa chromosome 4, drRosRugo1.1, whole genome shotgun sequence genomic stretch:
- the LOC133745057 gene encoding two-component response regulator-like APRR1 produces the protein MEKHGPESYSQEDDFPTSNSIPDSLSLERSCTPPGSMELQHQKNNAEDRSSQVMGSSSTQVYQKNLHDMPNHAAAAIMQHYSHLPNCPPNVNGMTPFSYYPLSICLYHGQMPNNHSWPSFGNSSSSEVKLNKVDRREAALIKFRQKRKERCFDKKIRYVNQKRLAKRRPRVRGQFVRKVNGVDVDLNEQHASLDDDEDDEDEKDDEELA, from the exons ATGGAGAAGCATGGGCCGGAAAGCTATTCACAAGAAGATGACTTTCCAACCAGTAATAGTATCCCAGATTCTCTTTCATTGGAGAGGTCTTGCACCCCACCTGGATCAATGGAACTTCAGCATCAGAAGAATAATGCGGAAGACAGATCCTCTCAG GTTATGGGGTCATCATCAACACAAGTGTATCAGAAGAATCTGCATGACATGCCAAATCATGCCGCAGCAGCAATTATGCAACATTACAGTCATCTTCCAAACTGCCCTCCCAATGTTAATGGGATGACTCCATTCTCCTATTATCCGCTTAGTATATGCTTATACCATGGTCAAATGCCTAACAATCATTCATGGCCATCCTTTGGAAACTCATCCTCCAGCGAAGTGAAATTAAATAAGGTTGACAGAAGAGAGGCAGCATTGATTAAATTTAGGCAGAAAAGAAAGGAGCGTTGCTTTGATAAAAAGATCAGGTATGTTAATCAAAAAAGACTTGCCAAAAGGAGGCCTCGTGTACGGGGACAATTTGTGAGGAAGGTAAATGGTGTAGATGTTGATCTCAATGAGCAACATGCTTCTCTTGATGATGACGAGGATGATGAGGATGAGAAGGATGATGAGGAGCTTGCGTGA
- the LOC133707154 gene encoding vesicle transport v-SNARE 13-like yields the protein MYDLDSGTMSDVFEGYERHYCELSVNLSNKCTPTTIVDGEQRKQRNAEIKAALDEADDLIRKMDLEARSLQPSVKTTLLPKVREYKTDLNNLKSQVKRITTPEISHLAREELLGSGETDTLTASNDQRGRLLMTTERINQSSDRIKASRRTVLETEELGVTILQDLHQQRQSLLHSSNNLHAVDETITNSKKVLVAMTRRMSRNKWIMGSIVGVLVLAILLILYLKISH from the exons ATGTACGATCTGGATTCTGGAACAATGAGTGATGTATTTGAGGGGTACGAGCGCCATTACTGCGAGCTCTCTGTCAATCTCTCAAACAAATGCACACCCACCACCATTGTTGATGGAG AGCAAAGGAAGCAGAGAAATGCAGAGATAAAAGCTGCATTGGATGAAGCTGATGATTTG ATTAGGAAGATGGACCTAGAGGCAAGGAGTCTGCAGCCGAGTGTGAAGACGACGCTTCTTCCCAAGGTGAGAGAATACAAAACTGATTTGAACAACTTGAAGAGCCAAGTTAAGAGAATAACAACACCAGAGATCAGTCATTTAGCCCGCGAGGAGTTGTTGGGGTCTGGAGAAACAGATACCTTGACG GCCTCAAATGATCAAAGAGGAAGGTTGTTGATGACAACAGAAAGAATAAACCAGTCAAGTGACAGAATCAAGGCGAGTAGAAGAACAGTGCTGGAAACAGAGGAGCTTGGTGTTACGATTCTCCAAGACTTGCATCAACAACGCCAGTCTCTTCTACATTCCAGTAACAAT TTGCATGCGGTGGATGAAACTATTACCAACAGTAAGAAGGTTCTGGTAGCCATGACAAGAAGGATGAGCAGAAACAAATGGATCATGGGTTCCATAGTAGGAGTTCTGGTCCTTGCAATCCTGCTTATTCTTTACTTGAAGATATCACACTAG